In one window of Macadamia integrifolia cultivar HAES 741 chromosome 2, SCU_Mint_v3, whole genome shotgun sequence DNA:
- the LOC122071850 gene encoding uncharacterized protein LOC122071850 isoform X1 — protein sequence MDKISSDCPYPGCFFCVMKEGNPNKRRTSILKFFRDLPSQDDEGQVLPISGLWNTAMAHPNDPEFIDLGIFECMAALIWKGLKNRRWLSHDQNIYIPYYAAHIIGSYTMNMEEFAESAMHAGVIPPLVELLRGRLTWVEQRVAVRALGHLATYPSTFPAVANHGEILELAIQLALSSLEIVYSHFIQNVDRRLSYHCDLLTRGMGGVEMESRKAEEWASQLQCWSLQLINCFAFKPEFLSVICKPEFLIKLPRMWGGLVNENSPAGIGVLRTICHHKLGRGPVANSPGVIEALSNIARSSDDWQYMAIDCLLWLIQDPITCHKVIDKAAPALIELAEISTLGDHKRLGDSIVNALQECLQSQGTGRNSISSRIKEQIEELLNSRQRLKLEKSLPKEDLHIKQAAALVVKLEGNSLFSSGDISAAAAKYSEALALCPMRSKKERVVLYSNRAQCHLLLQQPWEAVSDATRALCLHNPPNRHAKSLWRRAQAYDMLGLAKESLLDAILFINECSQSNVPDLSMRQNKVPDYAERLVKKQMRVAWLFRDAAVKHGGVHCEGDVDDIYGRHADDSEWETASESDIGNDGRAEMGDDDSEWKDDDDERKDKYKKPLVREVKHGYNVQLADDES from the exons ATGGATAAGATATCTTCTGACTGTCCATACCCAGGTTGCTTCTTCTGCGTCATGAAGGAAGGTAATCCAAATAAACGCCGAACAAGTATTCTAAAATTCTTCAGAGATCTACCTTCTCAGGATGATGAAGGTCAGGTGCTTCCAATTAGTGGCCTCTGGAATACTGCAATGGCACATCCAAATGATCCTGAGTTCATTGACTTGGGGATATTTGAATGCATGGCTGCACTTATATGGAAGGGTTTAAAAAATCGGCGCTGGCTCTCTCATGACCAAAATATATACATCCCGTACTATGCTGCACACATCATTGGATCTTACACCATGAATATGGAAGAGTTTGCAGAAAGTGCTATGCATGCTGGAGTAATTCCTCCCTTGGTTGAACTCTTGAGAGGCAGGTTAACCTGGGTGGAACAAAGAGTTGCAGTGCGGGCCCTAGGACACCTGGCTACATATCCCAGCACTTTTCCTGCTGTGGCAAATCATGGGGAAATCCTTGAACTTGCCATTCAGCTGGCATTGAGTTCGCTAGAAATTGTTTATTCTCATTTCATCCAGAATGTGGACAGAAGACTTAGTTATCATTGTGATCTGCTTACGCGTGGCATGGGTGGTGTGGAAATGGAATCAAGGAAGGCAGAGGAATGGGCTAGTCAGTTACAGTGCTGGTCTCTTCAGCTTATTAATTGCTTTGCATTCAAACCTGAATTTCTCTCTGTTATATGCAAGCCTGAATTCTTGATCAAACTCCCTAGGATGTGGGGTGGACTAGTAAATGAAAATTCACCAGCAGGTATTGGTGTATTACGAACAATTTGTCATCATAAGCTTGGCAGGGGACCTGTTGCTAACAGTCCAGGTGTTATCGAAGCATTGTCTAATATTGCCCGCTCATCCGATGACTGGCAGTATATGGCTATTGATTGTCTTCTTTGGTTGATTCAGGATCCAATTACTTGTCATAAA GTGATTGATAAGGCAGCACCTGCACTTATAGAGCTGGCGGAAATCTCAACACTAGGGGACCACAAAAGGCTTGGGGATTCCATTGTTAATGCTCTCCAAGAATGTCTCCAATCACAAGGAACAGGACGCAACTCCATCAGTAGCCGCATAAAGGAACAGATTGAAGAATTGCTGAATTCTAGACAGCGATTGAAATTGGAGAAGAGCCTACCAAAGGAGGATCTCCATATCAAACAGGCAGCAGCACTAGTTGTCAAGCTTGAAGGcaactctctcttctcttcaggAGATATATCTGCAGCTGCAGCAAAGTACTCCGAAGCTTTGGCATTGTGTCCAATGAGATCAAAAAAGGAGAGAGTAGTATTGTACAGTAATCGAGCTCAGTGTCATCTACTATTGCAACAACCCTGGGAAGCCGTTAGTGATGCTACACGTGCACTCTGTCTCCATAACCCTCCTAATCGTCATGCCAAGAGCCTGTGGAGAAGAGCTCAGGCATATGATATGCTTGGTTTGGCAAAAGAGAGCCTTTTAGATGCCATTCTATTCATTAATGAGTGTTCCCAATCAAATGTTCCTGATCTTTCCATGAGGCAAAATAAGGTTCCTGACTATGCAGAGCGCTTAGTCAAGAAGCAAATGCGTGTGGCTTGGCTATTTAGAGATGCAGCTGTCAAGCATGGGGGTGTCCATTGTGAGGGTGATGTAGATGACATCTATGGCCGGCATGCTGATGATTCTGAGTGGGAAACAGCAAGCGAAAGTGACATAGGAAATGATGGAAGGGCAGAGATGGGTGATGATGACAGTGAATGGAAAGATGACGATGATGAAAGGAAAGATAAATA
- the LOC122071850 gene encoding uncharacterized protein LOC122071850 isoform X3: MKEGNPNKRRTSILKFFRDLPSQDDEGQVLPISGLWNTAMAHPNDPEFIDLGIFECMAALIWKGLKNRRWLSHDQNIYIPYYAAHIIGSYTMNMEEFAESAMHAGVIPPLVELLRGRLTWVEQRVAVRALGHLATYPSTFPAVANHGEILELAIQLALSSLEIVYSHFIQNVDRRLSYHCDLLTRGMGGVEMESRKAEEWASQLQCWSLQLINCFAFKPEFLSVICKPEFLIKLPRMWGGLVNENSPAGIGVLRTICHHKLGRGPVANSPGVIEALSNIARSSDDWQYMAIDCLLWLIQDPITCHKVIDKAAPALIELAEISTLGDHKRLGDSIVNALQECLQSQGTGRNSISSRIKEQIEELLNSRQRLKLEKSLPKEDLHIKQAAALVVKLEGNSLFSSGDISAAAAKYSEALALCPMRSKKERVVLYSNRAQCHLLLQQPWEAVSDATRALCLHNPPNRHAKSLWRRAQAYDMLGLAKESLLDAILFINECSQSNVPDLSMRQNKVPDYAERLVKKQMRVAWLFRDAAVKHGGVHCEGDVDDIYGRHADDSEWETASESDIGNDGRAEMGDDDSEWKDDDDERKDKYKKPLVREVKHGYNVQLADDES; encoded by the exons ATGAAGGAAGGTAATCCAAATAAACGCCGAACAAGTATTCTAAAATTCTTCAGAGATCTACCTTCTCAGGATGATGAAGGTCAGGTGCTTCCAATTAGTGGCCTCTGGAATACTGCAATGGCACATCCAAATGATCCTGAGTTCATTGACTTGGGGATATTTGAATGCATGGCTGCACTTATATGGAAGGGTTTAAAAAATCGGCGCTGGCTCTCTCATGACCAAAATATATACATCCCGTACTATGCTGCACACATCATTGGATCTTACACCATGAATATGGAAGAGTTTGCAGAAAGTGCTATGCATGCTGGAGTAATTCCTCCCTTGGTTGAACTCTTGAGAGGCAGGTTAACCTGGGTGGAACAAAGAGTTGCAGTGCGGGCCCTAGGACACCTGGCTACATATCCCAGCACTTTTCCTGCTGTGGCAAATCATGGGGAAATCCTTGAACTTGCCATTCAGCTGGCATTGAGTTCGCTAGAAATTGTTTATTCTCATTTCATCCAGAATGTGGACAGAAGACTTAGTTATCATTGTGATCTGCTTACGCGTGGCATGGGTGGTGTGGAAATGGAATCAAGGAAGGCAGAGGAATGGGCTAGTCAGTTACAGTGCTGGTCTCTTCAGCTTATTAATTGCTTTGCATTCAAACCTGAATTTCTCTCTGTTATATGCAAGCCTGAATTCTTGATCAAACTCCCTAGGATGTGGGGTGGACTAGTAAATGAAAATTCACCAGCAGGTATTGGTGTATTACGAACAATTTGTCATCATAAGCTTGGCAGGGGACCTGTTGCTAACAGTCCAGGTGTTATCGAAGCATTGTCTAATATTGCCCGCTCATCCGATGACTGGCAGTATATGGCTATTGATTGTCTTCTTTGGTTGATTCAGGATCCAATTACTTGTCATAAA GTGATTGATAAGGCAGCACCTGCACTTATAGAGCTGGCGGAAATCTCAACACTAGGGGACCACAAAAGGCTTGGGGATTCCATTGTTAATGCTCTCCAAGAATGTCTCCAATCACAAGGAACAGGACGCAACTCCATCAGTAGCCGCATAAAGGAACAGATTGAAGAATTGCTGAATTCTAGACAGCGATTGAAATTGGAGAAGAGCCTACCAAAGGAGGATCTCCATATCAAACAGGCAGCAGCACTAGTTGTCAAGCTTGAAGGcaactctctcttctcttcaggAGATATATCTGCAGCTGCAGCAAAGTACTCCGAAGCTTTGGCATTGTGTCCAATGAGATCAAAAAAGGAGAGAGTAGTATTGTACAGTAATCGAGCTCAGTGTCATCTACTATTGCAACAACCCTGGGAAGCCGTTAGTGATGCTACACGTGCACTCTGTCTCCATAACCCTCCTAATCGTCATGCCAAGAGCCTGTGGAGAAGAGCTCAGGCATATGATATGCTTGGTTTGGCAAAAGAGAGCCTTTTAGATGCCATTCTATTCATTAATGAGTGTTCCCAATCAAATGTTCCTGATCTTTCCATGAGGCAAAATAAGGTTCCTGACTATGCAGAGCGCTTAGTCAAGAAGCAAATGCGTGTGGCTTGGCTATTTAGAGATGCAGCTGTCAAGCATGGGGGTGTCCATTGTGAGGGTGATGTAGATGACATCTATGGCCGGCATGCTGATGATTCTGAGTGGGAAACAGCAAGCGAAAGTGACATAGGAAATGATGGAAGGGCAGAGATGGGTGATGATGACAGTGAATGGAAAGATGACGATGATGAAAGGAAAGATAAATA
- the LOC122071850 gene encoding uncharacterized protein LOC122071850 isoform X2, translated as MDKISSDCPYPGCFFCVMKEGNPNKRRTSILKFFRDLPSQDDEGQVLPISGLWNTAMAHPNDPEFIDLGIFECMAALIWKGLKNRRWLSHDQNIYIPYYAAHIIGSYTMNMEEFAESAMHAGVIPPLVELLRGRLTWVEQRVAVRALGHLATYPSTFPAVANHGEILELAIQLALSSLEIVYSHFIQNVDRRLSYHCDLLTRGMGGVEMESRKAEEWASQLQCWSLQLINCFAFKPEFLSVICKPEFLIKLPRMWGGLVNENSPAGIGVLRTICHHKLGRGPVANSPGVIEALSNIARSSDDWQYMAIDCLLWLIQDPITCHKVIDKAAPALIELAEISTLGDHKRLGDSIVNALQECLQSQGTGRNSISSRIKEQIEELLNSRQRLKLEKSLPKEDLHIKQAAALVVKLEGNSLFSSGDISAAAAKYSEALALCPMRSKKERVVLYSNRAQCHLLLQQPWEAVSDATRALCLHNPPNRHAKSLWRRAQAYDMLGLAKESLLDAILFINECSQSNVPDLSMRQNKVPDYAERLVKKQMRVAWLFRDAAVKHGGVHCEGDVDDIYGRHADDSEWETASESDIGNDGRAEMGDDDSEWKDDDDERKDKYKKPLR; from the exons ATGGATAAGATATCTTCTGACTGTCCATACCCAGGTTGCTTCTTCTGCGTCATGAAGGAAGGTAATCCAAATAAACGCCGAACAAGTATTCTAAAATTCTTCAGAGATCTACCTTCTCAGGATGATGAAGGTCAGGTGCTTCCAATTAGTGGCCTCTGGAATACTGCAATGGCACATCCAAATGATCCTGAGTTCATTGACTTGGGGATATTTGAATGCATGGCTGCACTTATATGGAAGGGTTTAAAAAATCGGCGCTGGCTCTCTCATGACCAAAATATATACATCCCGTACTATGCTGCACACATCATTGGATCTTACACCATGAATATGGAAGAGTTTGCAGAAAGTGCTATGCATGCTGGAGTAATTCCTCCCTTGGTTGAACTCTTGAGAGGCAGGTTAACCTGGGTGGAACAAAGAGTTGCAGTGCGGGCCCTAGGACACCTGGCTACATATCCCAGCACTTTTCCTGCTGTGGCAAATCATGGGGAAATCCTTGAACTTGCCATTCAGCTGGCATTGAGTTCGCTAGAAATTGTTTATTCTCATTTCATCCAGAATGTGGACAGAAGACTTAGTTATCATTGTGATCTGCTTACGCGTGGCATGGGTGGTGTGGAAATGGAATCAAGGAAGGCAGAGGAATGGGCTAGTCAGTTACAGTGCTGGTCTCTTCAGCTTATTAATTGCTTTGCATTCAAACCTGAATTTCTCTCTGTTATATGCAAGCCTGAATTCTTGATCAAACTCCCTAGGATGTGGGGTGGACTAGTAAATGAAAATTCACCAGCAGGTATTGGTGTATTACGAACAATTTGTCATCATAAGCTTGGCAGGGGACCTGTTGCTAACAGTCCAGGTGTTATCGAAGCATTGTCTAATATTGCCCGCTCATCCGATGACTGGCAGTATATGGCTATTGATTGTCTTCTTTGGTTGATTCAGGATCCAATTACTTGTCATAAA GTGATTGATAAGGCAGCACCTGCACTTATAGAGCTGGCGGAAATCTCAACACTAGGGGACCACAAAAGGCTTGGGGATTCCATTGTTAATGCTCTCCAAGAATGTCTCCAATCACAAGGAACAGGACGCAACTCCATCAGTAGCCGCATAAAGGAACAGATTGAAGAATTGCTGAATTCTAGACAGCGATTGAAATTGGAGAAGAGCCTACCAAAGGAGGATCTCCATATCAAACAGGCAGCAGCACTAGTTGTCAAGCTTGAAGGcaactctctcttctcttcaggAGATATATCTGCAGCTGCAGCAAAGTACTCCGAAGCTTTGGCATTGTGTCCAATGAGATCAAAAAAGGAGAGAGTAGTATTGTACAGTAATCGAGCTCAGTGTCATCTACTATTGCAACAACCCTGGGAAGCCGTTAGTGATGCTACACGTGCACTCTGTCTCCATAACCCTCCTAATCGTCATGCCAAGAGCCTGTGGAGAAGAGCTCAGGCATATGATATGCTTGGTTTGGCAAAAGAGAGCCTTTTAGATGCCATTCTATTCATTAATGAGTGTTCCCAATCAAATGTTCCTGATCTTTCCATGAGGCAAAATAAGGTTCCTGACTATGCAGAGCGCTTAGTCAAGAAGCAAATGCGTGTGGCTTGGCTATTTAGAGATGCAGCTGTCAAGCATGGGGGTGTCCATTGTGAGGGTGATGTAGATGACATCTATGGCCGGCATGCTGATGATTCTGAGTGGGAAACAGCAAGCGAAAGTGACATAGGAAATGATGGAAGGGCAGAGATGGGTGATGATGACAGTGAATGGAAAGATGACGATGATGAAAGGAAAGATAAATA